The Prunus persica cultivar Lovell chromosome G8, Prunus_persica_NCBIv2, whole genome shotgun sequence genome includes a region encoding these proteins:
- the LOC18768468 gene encoding ABC transporter G family member 11, whose translation MASSTSLHEYSYSNESAGIRTAVLEVKTVGHNDPLPRTTTVTRSGLGAARNRNRNENHPKLEEGVFLTWEDLWVTVVSKAKSENGSRSRSILQGVTGYARPGELLAIMGPSGCGKSTLLDALGGRLSSNTRKTGKVLINGQKQALAYGTSAYVTQDDTLITTLTVSEAVYYSAQLQLPDSMSKAEKKERAEITIREMGLQDAMNTRIGGWGSKGLSGGQKRRVSICIELLTRPNLLFLDEPTSGLDSAASYYVMSRIANLDKTDGTPRTVITSIHQPSSEVFQLFDNLCLLSAGRTVYFGPASAANQFFSLCGFPCPTLQNPSDHFLKTINKDFEQDIEQGMVGRTPTEVAIDTLVKSYKESESYQQVQRQVAELCKQDFGEELEKRSHAGFLTQSFVLTRRSFMNMYRDRGYYWLRLAVYITMALGLGTIYQDLGHSYESIQARGSLLMFVSSFLTFMAIGGFPSFVEDMKVFERERLNGHYGVSAFVFANTFSSVPFLILISVIPGTITYYVAGLHKGFEHFVYFACVLFACMMLVESLMMIVASIVPNFLMGIIAGAGIQGLMLMCGGFFRLPNDIPKPLWKFPLYYIAFHKYAYQGLFKNEFIGTTFPSSDQGGKTSSLGGEHILRDIWQVEMGYSEWVDLAILVGMILLYRFLFLVIIKATEKVKTITTLLAMSLNKRSMQVLVNPSSLSVQGGNL comes from the exons ATGGCTTCTTCTACCTCGCTACATGAATATAGTTATAGTAATGAATCAGCTGGTATTAGAACAGCAGTACTGGAGGTTAAAACGGTAGGCCATAATGATCCACTGCCTAGAACTACAACTGTAACTAGGTCAGGGCTGGGTGCTGCTCGAAACCGAAACCGGAACGAAAACCATCCAAAGTTAGAAGAGGGTGTTTTCTTGACGTGGGAGGATTTGTGGGTGACTGTGGTTTCTAAGGCAAAGAGTGAAAATGGTAGCAGATCAAGATCAATCCTCCAAGGTGTAACTGGTTATGCCAGGCCTGGGGAGCTCTTGGCTATAATGGGTCCTTCTGGCTGTGGCAAGTCTACTCTTCTTGATGCTTTAGGAG GGAGATTGAGTTCAAACACAAGGAAAACAGGGAAGGTCTTAATCAATGGGCAAAAACAAGCACTGGCATATGGAACTTCG GCATATGTGACACAAGATGATACTTTGATCACAACTTTAACGGTCAGCGAAGCCGTATACTACTCGGCTCAGTTGCAATTGCCAGACTCCATGTCCAAggcagagaagaaagagagagcagaaatCACAATAAGAGAGATGGGTTTGCAAGATGCCATGAACACAAGGATTGGAGGGTGGGGATCTAAAGGCCTCAGTGGTGGGCAAAAGAGGAGAGTCAGCATTTGCATTGAGCTTCTTACACGCCCAAATCTTCTCTTCCTCGACGAACCAACAAGTGGCCTTGACAGTGCAGCTTCTTATTATGTCATGAGCAGAATTGCAAACCTGGATAAAACTGATGGAACTCCAAGGACTGTAATTACATCCATCCATCAACCTAGCTCTGAAGTCTTCCAACTTTTCGACAATCTTTGCCTTCTGTCCGCCGGAAGAACTGTCTATTTTGGCCCTGCTTCTGCAGCAAATCAG tttttctctttatgtggTTTCCCTTGCCCAACTCTCCAAAATCCATCAGATCACTTCCTTAAGACTAtaaacaaagattttgagcag GACATTGAACAAGGCATGGTTGGACGCACACCCACAGAAGTAGCGATTGATACTCTAGTAAAGTCCTATAAAGAATCTGAAAGTTATCAGCAAGTTCAAAGACAAGTAGCTGAACTATGTAAGCAG gATTTCGGTGAAGAATTGGAGAAGAGAAGCCATGCTGGATTTCTTACACAATCTTTCGTACTTACAAGAAGATCCTTCATGAACATGTATCGAGATCGAGGCTACTACTGGTTGCGCCTGGCTGTATACATTACCATGGCCTTAGGCTTGGGCACTATCTATCAAGATCTTGGACATAGTTATGAATCAATTCAG GCAAGAGGCTCGCTGCTCATGTTTGTATCTTCATTTCTAACTTTTATGGCTATCGGTGGATTCCCTTCTTTTGTGGAAGATATGAAG GTATTTGAACGAGAAAGATTAAACGGGCACTATGGTGTTTCTGCATTCGTTTTTGCCAACACATTTTCCTCTGTTCCCTTCTTGATATTGATTTCAGTGATTCCTGGCACCATAACTTATTACGTCGCGGGACTTCACAAAGGATTTGAACACTTCGTCTACTTTGCTTGTGTGTTATTTGCTTGCATGATGCTGGTTGAGAGCCTGATGATGATAGTTGCTAGCATTGTTCCCAACTTCCTCATGGGAATAATAGCCGGAGCTGGAATTCAAGGGCTTATGCTGATGTGTGGCGGCTTCTTCCGACTACCAAATGATATTCCCAAGCCTCTGTGGAAGTTCCCATTATACTACATTGCGTTCCACAAGTATGCATATCAAGGACTGTTTAAAAATGAATTCATAGGCACAACATTTCCTAGCAGTGATCAAGGAGGAAAAACATCCAGTCTCGGTGGGGAACATATTCTGAGAGATATATGGCAAGTCGAAATGGGTTACTCTGAGTGGGTTGATCTTGCAATCTTGGTAGGGATGATTCTTCTGTATcgatttttgttcttggttATCATCAAGGCCACAGAGAAAGTGAAGACTATTACAACTCTTTTGGCAATGTCTCTCAATAAGCGAAGCATGCAAGTATTGGTCAATCCGTCCTCTCTGTCCGTGCAAGGAGGGAATCTGTAG